In Pieris napi chromosome 8, ilPieNapi1.2, whole genome shotgun sequence, the genomic stretch TGGAGGATATGTAATTCTTACACCTTTATAAACcatatttaattgtcattcatAGAATTTCCAACCAgtagtagtttttgagttctATAAGCTCCTCCAATACCAACATATTGgaaccaatattttttcagcccatatcttaataaattctttgggcgatatattttttaaacatttacgtGATTTTGTAATCATCAAGTATTTTGTCACCACCTTTTAGATTTAAGTcgtatatatacgtaatataaaatgcgtaaataaatttgttttgtataaaataaagtatattattcagtcattgcatttttatttatttcatttcagCACCTTTGTAATAAGTATAAATTGTCTTAAACTGTCACTCACTTCCTATCTATTTAAACATCACATttccaaaataaatcaattacacatttaaaaaaaatatgttttaaaaaattaaaaattcacaaaagtaaaaaatttcttaatattgtaCAATATTGCGTCGATACATAAGTCTATGAGAGAGAAGCTATGTAGCACATATTTCATTGATTACcagtgttatttaaaatatttgatgcAAAGGCTGGACTCCGGAAACATTATTCCTTTCTTGACAATTATACTTGTTTGCACTCATTTGTTATATATCAGTTTGTTTGCAAAAACAAGTGTActggttaaaaataatcattttccattatttattatttttacattacagtcgactctcgataatttgaaactcaagggaccagagataaatttcaaattatcaagagttcaaaataacaagtgtTTGAATAACCACGAGGGGGAGGGGCGACGGAAGGAAATAAGAatttgatcaaaatttgttacttattatttctatattcttattatgtattaacaattattataacaattattcacaaatttttgACACAAACctcatttatgtaaacaattgACAAGTCTGTGCATGTATGTACACAAACGACAGGTATGTGCATGATAAACGCTTCAAATTATAGAGAGTAGGGAAGACcagatttcaaattatcgcatgttggcgagcaagataacactttttcaacttcaaattaccgaagggaccaattatcattgattttattcaatttatcgagtatttttcaagggaccgaaaaaaattcaaattatcgagagattcaaattaacgggtgtcaaattatcgagagtcgactgtacCTATTATTTGATTGAAAATCTTAATATTCCAAATAGTCTTTGAACACAATTTTAagtttacacaaatattaaacacggtaaaaatacatatttgttgtgcttatataaaattatcatttacaaaaatactttttatccATATCACATCACAAGACAGTtgtgtcatattaattacaatacaaaTCTTACACTATCATCCATATGATTGCTTAATGTTCTTTGAGTGTAAAATGTCAACTGTAGTCTCATGACATGGTCTTAAATCGAGATCATGCATTCCTAAGCAAAATTTGTTCTCAGTTGCTTTGTAGAAATCTAAACCTCTGCCTATTTTTACAATCCATCCAGAACTGAGGCTGTAAAAGAAGTTATAAGAAGAAATAATATGTCAGTctaatatgatatttaatcccacaaaacataaaattaaagaaagtTATGAAAAGTAGAAAGGATtagcatttataaaatacctatGAACCAAtgcttttctttttaatatgttcATACAACTTACATAATTTGTCTATCATGTAGTGTTTCAGaaaattttactattaattgCACATTATATTTGAGCAGGTCAATGGATATGTTGTTCAGCCAGTTGCTTTGGTCTTTATCTGACTTGTTATCCTTGGAAGTTAATAGTTCTATGTGCCTCAGTTTATCACAAGACTTCACCAATAACTCACATACACGAAGAAAATTTTGacactaaaaaataatttttacatgtGCTTGTAAGAAATAAGATAGAATAGTTAGTATTTGATTAAGTACAGATGTAGGAAATATTTAGAGTACAATATTTAtcagtgcttcttgaaatTTGAATTGTATTAGATTTCTATTAAACAACAGATTAATTATCAATAACCCCAACTGGATATTATGTATTAGTTTTTGTAACAATGGTTTCTTGGGTACATATCTTGTTTTATGATAAACAAgcagtatttaataaaaacacaaatttaaaatgaatgacTACACCAAAGACTAAAACACAATGATCActtttaatatagatataatattttgtctcATTGTCACTCACCTGGTGAAAA encodes the following:
- the LOC125051495 gene encoding MIT domain-containing protein 1-like isoform X1, which produces MNIQSAAINILKRGVELDTKKRYTEALVCYQEGLQILVDKMKGETDEATRNYLRKKVEEYMNRAECIKKLVLKQKEVGQFHEQVHIENDSTGHSYKTLFGRFLDEDVQFVIIEDPYIRSFHQCQNFLRVCELLVKSCDKLRHIELLTSKDNKSDKDQSNWLNNISIDLLKYNVQLIVKFSETLHDRQIILSSGWIVKIGRGLDFYKATENKFCLGMHDLDLRPCHETTVDILHSKNIKQSYG